One Dioscorea cayenensis subsp. rotundata cultivar TDr96_F1 chromosome 19, TDr96_F1_v2_PseudoChromosome.rev07_lg8_w22 25.fasta, whole genome shotgun sequence genomic window, CTTCATGCTATCTCGGCATTTCTATTGTTGATCCTACTAAGTTCGAAATTTGTGTGGtcatatataatatcatttctGTTTGATTTTTCCCTTTATTGATATCTGTGTAGATTGCTTCTCAATAAGGTTCCTGATGGCCATTACAAGTTGTCCAGAGAGGCATTATTGATAGCAGAGCTCCCAACCAGATATACTTCTCGCATGAACTGGAAGGGCCCTTCTCCACGAGACCTCCTCTGCACGTTCTGTCGACAGCACCGGCTTTGTGAGCCCCTTTTTAATGTGAAATTTCTGGATTCTCCTGGAAAATTTTCAGAATTGTCGAGGACTTGCAAAAATTGGAAGCCATCAAtgttagaagaagaaattgagaAGGCAAATACTGAAGCAGATCATGTCAGTAACAGAGACGAGGAAAGGGTAAGCAGTTTCCAATGTGAAGTGAAGATTTTATCAAGGAGAGGAGATCCAATTCTTGTATGTTCTGTTGAGGATGCTTTTAGGAAAGAGGTTGATTCTATCCAAAATGCTGCTTTGAAAGTCCTACTGTGGTTCAATGAGTATTTCAAACAATTAAACATGCCCATTGGAAAGCTTTGTCTGTTTGGAGAAGCTCACCAGATTAATGTTGACCCTGTTCATTTTCTGAAGGAATTTGTCAATCCTCTCTCTCTTTATGATGCAAATATTAATTTCTCTTCAAGAAACTGCACCTCATCCAGATCTCTCTGTAACGCACTGGACAGAGAACAGGAAactgaaattattttttctaatccTGAAGGAGCAGATTCTGGTGTTTTCCCGTCACCAGGATCTTTAACCTGTATAAGTTACGTTGTGGCTTTAGTTAAAAACAATGGACATTTAGAAGAAATTTTAGAAAGCAATGATGAATTTGAGTTTGAAATAGGGACTGGCTCTGTGATTAGCCAACTTGAGGCATGCATAACTCAGCTATCTACCAATCAGTCTGCAAAGTTTATTACTGGACTACCTCCCAAGGACTTGATATTGGCTGCATCTACTAAATCCGATATTCTTCTTTCCCAGCTGTCACTTGGTACATGTTTGATTTCttccttttgttatttttatttaaattttcaaattttcactATCTTTTTAGAAAATTTCACACTTATCTGACAATTATCTTTCTCTTGCAGACAAATGCTTTCTAGAGTACACCGTTAAAATATTGCGAGTAACAGAACCATTGGAGGACAGACTGGAGCAAGCACTGTTCAGCCCTCCTTTGTCAAAACAGCGTGTTGATTTTGCAGTGCAACAGATTAATGAAAATCACGCTGCTTCCTTGGTATATACTGTACTTAtttctattcttattttttgcactcttttcttcctcaatccTTTCATTTCATATGAGCACTCACATTTCCAATTGGTTTGGTATGCAAAGGTTGATTTTGGATGTGGATCTGGTAGCTTGCTTGATTCTCTATTGGAGCATTCAACTTCGTTAGAAAAGATTGTTGGTGTGGATATTTCAGTTAAGGGTCTTACACGTGCTGCGAAGGTAAGCCATCTGAGCATTCACTTCCTTTTTTGTTCATAGGTTTGCAATTCAAGTGTAATGCTCTTCATactattgttttattattgtgCTACTGATATTCTATCTATGTTCTTAGAATCCAGTTCATTTATCAACCATGTGGTCATATGTAGTTACAGTAGtttgtctattttattaaacattGCCTTTCTGATCATCACACTTCTACCATTTGCTGCAGATTCTACATACAAAACTGAGTGTGAAATCTTCAAAGATCCAATCTGCAGTCCTTTATGATGGTTCTATCACTGATTTCGACTCACGTCTGCATGGTTTTGACATTGGTTCTTGTTTAGAGGTATTCTTGTCTCTAAGCCtaagagagttttttttttagcttattgCTTGATGCTATAATCGTAGATGTTGAATTGGCATGATCTATGGCTGTTTGCTTCACCTAATATCTGaataacaaactaaaaatattcatttaacCTTTACTCAAATGAAGTTTATGAAGATTAAAATTGTTATTCACAACCGTTAAATTTCTTTAGACCTGTGGTAGATATTAGTCAAGACTTAAAGTAATCATTTATCTGCAGAGTAAGTTTTGGAGGGTTTATGAATTATTTCTGATGGCTTCCATTATATCAAACACAACAATTTTTGTTTATCTAGTGCACTTATAGCCCACACCTCTTTGTCATGTTATCACATTCTTTCTGAGGATGGATTACTACTGATAATTTTCTTGTACACCATACCTGTTGACTTTGCCATGAAATGATCACTTTGCTGTGGGTACTTGTGGGGGCAATCAtagaatattttatatattcctAGGCACATTATTATGTGGATAAACAATATGTAAGAAACATTTATTATGCACAAGGTATTTCATCCCTAGCTGCGGTTGTGCTGCATCTATCTATGACTAAGTGTGGTATGATATGCAGGTCATTGAGCATATGGAagagcatcaggctcatttgTTTGGTGATGCTGTTCTGAGTTTGTTCTGCCCTCAGGTACTCATTGTCTCGACTCCGAACTATGAATACAACACCATACTTCAGAGAAGTTCATTACCCAGCAGAGAAGAAGATCCTGAAGACAAATCAGTGCCGTGTAAATTCCGAAATTTTGATCACAAATTCGAATGGACAAGGGGGCAATTTGAGCACTGGGCCAGGAACCTTGCTTCTAGGCACAATTATAGCGTCATGTTTAGTGGAGTTGGTGGATCAGGTGATGTAGAACCAGGTTTTGCTTCTCAGATTGCAGTTTTCAGAAAACAGGTTCATCGAGATGAGAAATGTATAAAGATGGAATCATGTCATCCGTACAACATTGTATGGGAATGGTCTAACAAGAACAGCTCTGTGGCAACCTAACAAATTTTTTGGTCATTTACATGAAATGGAAATTCTAAAGAAAGGTGAAAAGAACATTGATGACAACATAGTTTCAGTATTCGTCATTATTCATTATATAGCGTCAATGTGCAGATGATTTTGGCATGGAAAAGTGATGGTTATGGGGTTGAAGGCAGGGAATTACAGCAGTGATTCAACTTAAAAAGGGTAAtgaaatatatgtatgtttttgaTCTTGATTGAGTTGGGTAATGACCATGTATGATGATGAGAATGAAACGTGTCAATCATACTCAACATGGCCTGCAAGTGTTTTGACTTTCAAGGGCAGGACAAAGTCAACGTACAGGAAACAAGAACCAGGTAAAATGGTCATGAGGAGATTTCTAATAGAACCAACAATCACCATGGTCTTCCTGCTGAGTGAGATCTTCACCCTACGTAACATATCTGAAACATTGTTCTAAGAGCCTGGAAATAAAAGTAATTGTTCGCATGGATAATTATCACTATCATGAAAAGCATTACATAAAACGAAAGTTTAAcgttattatgaaaaaaacaagCACCAAACTCTAGTCAAATTTAGTTATCAATGTACTCAAATGTTTATCACTAATGGAACAAATTTTACTTcccatttttgaaatattttactCAGGGCTGCCGAGCTTGAGGCAATAATTTTGTTATCTTGTCCTGGATGTGGTTCCTTCAGACAGCGCAACAATACAACACGCAGCTCGCGGAGCCGTCCACCTTTTTGTACACATTATCCAAAAGATTGTGGTGGTGGGCTATACTTCACCATttccttcaatatatatatatgtacatacaaCCATAGTCTTGGCTTTTCTCACAAactaaatagaataaaataaaaagatctccatcgagagagagcgagagagagagggcGACCAGAAAACTCACACtacaaatattttacatatctgCAAAGGacacaaaaaaccaaaattaactTACCAGAAGAAATTGTAGCAAATAGCAAGAACTTAATAAAGTTTGTTGAAGCTGAATTTGAGCTTGATAATTGGTTAGAATTCAAATttgatcaaaaaaattaatttgccATGAATGAATTCTTAAATCAAAAGGTGATGCATGGTAATTAAAGACACAGGAAATGGAGAGAGAACAAGCACGCACCTGCGTATTGGGTTTAGGAACAATTTTAAGGAACAGCAGTGCTGTTCAGCGTTTGGCTTCCTGTTTCTCGTTGCTGAGCAGTGTCTGCATTTCCAACTTCAGGGatcatctcctcctctagaTTCCTGTTGCTGCGCAGGCGCATTTCGCGGTGCCGGAGTGTTTTGCTGTGCTGATTGAACATTTTGTCTAACTCTCCATCTCAGATACTCCACTAGCAAAGAATTTGTACTAATTGCTATACCAAATCCAGTGAATGAGGAAAGGAGGACCGACAGTACAGCGGCCACTCTGAGCTGTTATAGTTTGAGTTTATAAGAATTAGTTCACtattaagaaaattaacaacCTTACCAAAAaggatttacaaaataaataaacaaataaagatcaaCCTACATACCACATTGTAGAAGATATGAGCAAATAGGATTACAATGGCAAACTGGAAGGAAGCATAAGCCCAAATGTAACTCCTGCTCACTGGTAATGGAATCATTAAATGTAGAATATTAAGATgcatataaagagagagagagatgacaGATTTGCAAAAACAGGCACTTTATACAGATTTTATAACCACAGAAATTGCAGTGTTCATCTGAAATTTTGCTCTgttcattaaaattttgaattaccaAAGTTTTCTCCAGGGTTGATTCATTATCCATCAACACCTGCACATAGAACCTAGTTTCTTTGAACTGAAAAACCTAAATATAACTGCAACTTGTTTTAAGGACACATTCAAATGGGAAGTCATAATGTCTTCAAGGATTCCTACCCCCAAACAACATCTTACTGTGATATCCAACATCCCATCTAGGCATCAATGTTGAATAAAGCCTCTGCAAATCAAAGAAACTGCCTGAAGACATCCAACAAAAGGAACATGAAGAAGCAAAAGGCAGAACTTATGGCTTAGCACACTCCCAGTTACATGACAGGGGAGTTCCGGAGATAATTCATGTCTGCCATACATTACCTGTGAACCCTTAATCTTTACTACAACTGTCTCAGGCCAAATTTAACATATGACACACTAACAAAGTGTCAAACCATGTCTATCCAGCTTATCAAATTAGAGAACCCATAGCTATTGAAAAGATGCACAAGAAAGATGAGCATTTTATGGAATGAGACTATAAAGTTATCCTGATGGCTGGTATGAAGGAATGtacaaaaattacaacattTTACTGTTGTCAAACACCAATTAGAGGCGCATTAAGGAAAATATGACAATATAGCAAAAAATTAATGTACAATAACTGACCCATTGTAGAAGCTATCATGGATGACAGAAGGCCCAAAACACAAGAGAAAGGTAAAGATATAGCAAGTGCACGAGAGCCCATATCAGTCACCTGCTCCAGTGGAATCATTATGTCAATGGGAGGTTTagaacccaaaagaaaagaaaggagacaTGTGCAAAGACCACCAAGTGGCCTATACATCAGAGTTTTAGTTAGAGAAGTTGCATACCAAAAGTTGCTCCAGAAAGCAGAAATAGGCAAGCATGCTAACCATCACTAGAACTGGCACATCTTGCCAAACCCTGTCAGAATATAGGAACCATAGTtaagaaaatttcaaacaatGGGTTAAACAAATAACCTTTAGCTCTCACTGCATTGCTTGAAACAGTAGCTAGAATTTAATCATAAGTCTGACTCTGTTCCTTTAATAAGTCTCAATTCCAATAAAGCTGGATTTTCTAAAGATTCCTTCAAGCCCATGAATATTTCATTCACAAGAAGTTCATAATAAGCTAGTTAGCACTAAAGTTCACGAGATAAATTTTTACTAACAAATCCTTATTGCAGTTTGAGACaaattgttgattatttatatattgcaaaatctttaaaaaaaaaaaaaattaacatgcaGAATCTGGTTTAACACAACATAAAATGGCATAGGTACAAGGAGTCatgatttcatgtttttctaaaACTATGAAGGTAATTGTGAACATCATGTGACCTAGAACAGATCAAGTACGCTTTTCTCCACAAGAAGATACCAAAACACCAAACCATAGGTTTACTTCAAAGATGTAACTTGATTAAAAGGGAAGCATCGTGGAAAAGATTTGATAATTCCACAGTTCAATTTTACCTGTATCGAGCAGCATCCCTTTGTTGGAATGCATTTGATGCCCGTCTATTAGCAGCCTGAGAATTCTGTATTCTCAATAAGGTTACAGGTAAGTTTTGAACTTCTTGCTTGCAGACATCACATGTCTTGTTACCTTTAATGCTAAACCATTTTATTGCACACTCTTGGTGTGCTAGAGCAAGTTCTCCTTTGCAACTGCACTCCATCTTAAGGGTTTCGCCACCTTCAGCAAGCTCAATTAAACATATCCTACAAACAGCCTCGTCTTCAGGAATATCTTCTCCGTCATGTTCAGATGCTTCCACCAAAAAAGTAATACAAGACATCAGAATGTCTCCAAAAATCTAATGTCAAAAAGTGATGACATGGgtaatacataataaaatagtGCAGTTATTGTATAACTTCTGCAAGGTATGCCAGTCAGCAGGAACCAAGAGAATGCACTAGGCTCTGAgcaaataactatttttttttcccttaaggAAAAGCCATAAGAAATGCTCAAATAATAAGTTTGAGGAAAAGCATATAAATAtggagaaatcaagaaaattaaatcaggtaatattttcttcttagaaacctttttttttccctgaagGAAAAGCCATAAGAAATGCTCAAATAATAAGTTTGAGGAAGAGCATATAAATAtggagaaatcaagaaaattaaatCAGGTAATATTTTCTTCTTAGAAACCTACAAAATACCAAGAAGAGTATGTACCATCATCTATTTCTATGGCATCATTTTGATTGGTATTGTCAACAGCAGCTGGGCGGGGGGTGATAACACGAATCATACTTAGTGAATCCATGCGGCCTAAAGTTCGGGGTTTTGCATTTCCTGGTACCGAAAATGAACGTGTTATATGCGTCTTGACTTCTTGTTTCTGTTTGACAGGTAAAAATCAAGAACAGGTTAGACACATTAACTACATGTTTTGAGTATGCATTTGTAAAACAAAACCGCATACGAAAGATAAATGGAAATCAAATGATAGTTcagaaaaaaactcaaaaaaggAGTAACCAAACTGAGACTGGATCTGAGAACTGAGTTAACTCAATAAGAGTTTCATTAACTTCATAAAGCTAAAATTGTAGACCATATGTGTCTAAGTAGCTTACTAGGAACTTTGCTAGTTCAGGcatgtaaaataaaaaccaatacaTTTTAAAGTACTAGACTCCACATAATGCTTTAGCCATTTGATATTAACTTCATATGATTCGCTGCGCCTAAAATGctagttataatcaataaaacCCATCAGATAGAGTACAAAATCAGTAATAAGTTTCTTGTTACTATTGAAAGTCAACATCGATAGTTGCATAATaggcaagtaaaaaaaatttcttgtttcACAGTAGCAGTAATTTGTTTGTGTTAGCATAGGACAACCCTCTTTGGGAAGGCACATATCTTTGAACTCATGCACCTATGTTATTGCttatattcaattaaaaatctAGGAGCGGGGGCTTAAAAGAGATGAAGCATAATTAgcttttcttcaatttttgatTTATGTCTACACATACTTCTTAAAAGAAGTTACTATCATTTGAGCTGCCATTGCTCGTAGTTCATAAAAGAAGAGGTCCTAACATGATAAATAATTCTTCTGATCTGCACCAGTAGGAAAATAAGTACAGAGAAAGGAAGATGTGTTAACTCATTCATAAAATTACACGAAACCGCAGCAatagattttcaaaattaactaaaaattgaAGGACTGTCCTAACACTGGTTATCAGACCTATCTGGCGAAACCACAAATGCTAGCTCTGGATTCTTATGAAAAAATATGCCTAACGACCGGATACcggaaaataataaatatagtgACTTTAAGAACTTACATCTGAATCAGGCAAATCAGCCACCTGCCCATCAGGTGTGGTTGTCAAACCTGGGTTCCCAATTGGAGTCGAAGGTAAAGAGTGGGTAAATTTCCCTGATACTGCAGAGAAAACCTTGGGAAGAGAGAATGTCCTTGATGTAGAAGGTTTGTCCTGCTGTCCTGATGATGTTGGTGCACCTGGAATCAGAAGAATGGCCCTATCACCCTCTGGGGTTGTGTTTTTTGCCTTGAAGCTCCATTGTGGAAGCAATTTTTTTGTAGATGATTTTGTCCTTGCAGAAGCAGGTCTAGGGGGCAACCCAGCCCTTGTTGAAGAAGGGGTTGGTACAGGAGGAACATTAATTCTAACTGAAGCAGGCAACgtattttctaattttctttcAGGAATTTGTAAGGACGAAAGGTTGGGTCGTCTGGAATGATGAGTTGGCGTAGGGGTGATCTCCCCTTCATTATTTTCACCTTGATCAGCATCCTGCAGTACCAAGAGTACAAGAAATCACCTTCAAGTGTTATTAACTGAGAAATGGATGCCCAATAACAAAATatacattttgaaaaagaagcACGAAATGCACCAGTAAAATTCAATTCAAgttgacaaaaagaaaacaagaaagatcaCAACATGATAgatttaatcaaagaaataatgaGCTTATTtcgaaaaagaaatcataacgTTGCAAACACCATCATGGTTTGTCAATAAGGCtaaaagcaaaaatattttCCATTCACAGAAGAATGTTATTGCAGGCCATTATATAGAAACTAGATTTACAGAAACTCTACAGCGAACCAGAAGAATTAATTGGAGGTTGAAATTCAGTTCTTGAGATCCAGTTTGTAAGTTATATCAAACAGCAAGAAACAAAGTATCACCTAAGCCAAAACAAAGTATCTAACATTGGCTCCCATATGttgtaaaaaaatcatatcaatCAGCAAGAAACTCGCCATATTTGCAAATTTGAACATCTACAAGTATCTGcaccaaagaaataaaatctcaaaCAAGTTTACAGGACAAACCAAGTATCAGTCCAAATTTCTACGACTAAACAAAAATTTCCtatctttctatctttttcaaaGCACAAGAAAACCCTAATAAGTCAGATCGAATGACAAAAGCCAAAActcaaaagaagaaaggaaacaaagaacAACAATAAACATCAGGACAACCAGTCCCACACTATTGCTTTCAAATTCAAAGCAAACACCAGTAGCATTCCTCAAAACCTAAACCAAGAAATCAAACGGAAACAAAGAATCATCTACTAAaggaaaacacaaaaacaaaaacaaaaacaaaaacaaaaacagaatcAAAATCGATCATTCAATCATAAGACAACCTGCCGGCCGGCGGAATCCAGCTTAACGCCTTCGTTTCCTCGAGAGCGGCCCTCAGAATTCTCCATAAAACCAAGACggcaaacaaaaccaaagattCAAGAAACCACCACCTCAAGCCAAGATCCAAGACAGCTGGAAAGAACACGAGGCCTTAATCAATCGATCGATCTCTTCACCATGGATACCACCGCCGTGGAGCTTCGCTGAAGGGCGTGGAGGAGGAGGTCGGGGGGAAT contains:
- the LOC120249452 gene encoding uncharacterized protein LOC120249452; the protein is MENSEGRSRGNEGVKLDSAGRQDADQGENNEGEITPTPTHHSRRPNLSSLQIPERKLENTLPASVRINVPPVPTPSSTRAGLPPRPASARTKSSTKKLLPQWSFKAKNTTPEGDRAILLIPGAPTSSGQQDKPSTSRTFSLPKVFSAVSGKFTHSLPSTPIGNPGLTTTPDGQVADLPDSDKQEVKTHITRSFSVPGNAKPRTLGRMDSLSMIRVITPRPAAVDNTNQNDAIEIDDASEHDGEDIPEDEAVCRICLIELAEGGETLKMECSCKGELALAHQECAIKWFSIKGNKTCDVCKQEVQNLPVTLLRIQNSQAANRRASNAFQQRDAARYRVWQDVPVLVMVSMLAYFCFLEQLLVTDMGSRALAISLPFSCVLGLLSSMIASTMVSRSYIWAYASFQFAIVILFAHIFYNVLRVAAVLSVLLSSFTGFGIAISTNSLLVEYLRWRVRQNVQSAQQNTPAPRNAPAQQQESRGGDDP
- the LOC120249451 gene encoding LOW QUALITY PROTEIN: small RNA 2'-O-methyltransferase (The sequence of the model RefSeq protein was modified relative to this genomic sequence to represent the inferred CDS: deleted 1 base in 1 codon), encoding MKNQATQPVAIKRPELTPKALIHQKYGSKACYKIEEVQQYVDNACPGLAIPQQVRYMYRCSLDLPDLSVTSDTFTKKKEAEQSAAKIAIEKLGIQSTTNDPTPQEAMDELVARISGLFTNEFLSSSHPLTGHIRVALKKMGACFGRIPISVIAASDVKVCNLCRVINPDVESDPLLLISLVRKAAKMSDSLVTSDKEPWISRQGAYSAEVLQLLADCESCQTGCVDIGALLIPCSTEKHPESLSLNIDNNYYYLDAIAQVLGGADSSQILISRTVGKASSEMKLYFHVPKVSNWPAYLLSEVEGKNGSLNLMLNKRASYLSGQRIYGDAVLANVGYTWKSSDLFYEDVSLCTYYRLLLNKVPDGHYKLSREALLIAELPTRYTSRMNWKGPSPRDLLCTFCRQHRLCEPLFNVKFLDSPGKFSELSRTCKNWKPSMLEEEIEKANTEADHVSNRDEERVSSFQCEVKILSRRGDPILVCSVEDAFRKEVDSIQNAALKVLLWFNEYFKQLNMPIGKLCLFGEAHQINVDPVHFLKEFVNPLSLYDANINFSSRNCTSSRSLCNALDREQETEIIFSNPEGADSGVFPSPGSLTCISYVVALVKNNGHLEEILESNDEFEFEIGTGSVISQLEACITQLSTNQSAKFITGLPPKDLILAASTKSDILLSQLSLDKCFLEYTVKILRVTEPLEDRLEQALFSPPLSKQRVDFAVQQINENHAASLVDFGCGSGSLLDSLLEHSTSLEKIVGVDISVKGLTRAAKILHTKLSVKSSKIQSAVLYDGSITDFDSRLHGFDIGSCLEVIEHMEEHQAHLFGDAVLSLFCPQVLIVSTPNYEYNTILQRSSLPSREEDPEDKSVPCKFRNFDHKFEWTRGQFEHWARNLASRHNYSVMFSGVGGSGDVEPGFASQIAVFRKQVHRDEKCIKMESCHPYNIVWEWSNKNSSVAT